The Paramisgurnus dabryanus chromosome 24, PD_genome_1.1, whole genome shotgun sequence genome contains the following window.
AGCCTGGATTTCTTTTTTAGTCCCATTTAATTCCCGTTAATTTCCATATATTCCCATTAGTTTTCATGAAAAGTTTCCCACCTTGTGACTTTTGTGAATTTTGCAGCCCTAACTGTGGTAAAATCACAGTACTTGATGATAATAAAGaggatgtgtttgtgtgttgcaGGTTCAGTAGAGTTGTGGTCTCTGGCTGAAGATGAGCGTTTGCTGATGAACAGATTTAGTCATCATGAACACGATGATGTTGTGACGTCTATCAGCTCGACTGCAGGAGCTCAACACGCAGTCAGCTGCGGTATGGACTGCAGGTCAGCAGGAGGCGCTGTGGGTCTCTCAGATGAAGGTTACTTTGATTACAGTCaaatcatctctctctctctctcttttactcTGATTTCAGAATCAAAGTGTGGGATCTCAACCAGGAGACTGTGATCAGCTCATATAATGGTGAGAAACGGTGACAGGAAGTGATGTAATCAATGTGTATACTGTGTTAGCTGTGCTGAAATGTGcacactgtctgtctgtcagctcACTCACTGCCGGTCAACTGTGTGTCCTGTTCACTGCTGGATGACTCTCTGTTTTTGTCCTGTGCTCAGgtcagcacacacacacacacacacacacacacatcagagtttgtGTATATATTGTGTTTTAGTGTGTAACTCTTTCATGATCATCTGCAGGACGGCCGACTGCTGATGTGGGACCGAAGGAAACCCAAACCTGCCACCCGCCTGGGtaaagcaaacacacaaactcacagtcacacacacacacacacaaacataggCAGTGTGTTATCACatctctgtgtgtttcagatgtGGTTTCTCCGAGCTGCAGTCCGACTGCGGTCACCTGGCATCCTCATCAAAGCAGCACCATTGCATACGGTAAATAAAACTCatatcccatcatgcattgcactTAGTGTGATGATGCTTTCTCTGCTTCTAATTCTGTGATGTTTGTGTTTATCAGGTGATGAATTGGGACGAGTGACCCTTCAGGATCTGCAGGCGCCAGACGGCAGACAGACGGCAAACCTTCACAGTCGTAGAGTTTCAGGATTGACGTTTTCCTCAGACAGGTACGACCTCACCGACTCAAATTAATCTTAAAGCCACAATACGGAAGATTTTTGTAATGAAATATCCCAAAAcgagttagttagttagttattCACTTCTTATTCAGTTTGATATTGTGAATGGTAAATCTGATGGGTTATTATGGGATGTTTATTTGCAGTTCACCCCGCCTGGCCTCTGTCAGTGATGATTGCTCTGTTGCCGTGGTTACTGCAGAGCTCAGAGAAATGTAAGTATTGACATCCCTCTCCTGATTGGCTGTCTGCATTGCCTTAGATGAACCAATGAGAAAATCCCGTAAATCCCAtatcttgaaaaaaaaaacagtagtaTCATTTCTAAAATGTCAGTACTATGTAATTACCATCAGATATTGTACAACCATGGTATTTCTGTTAGGGTGTGGTATTACCATGGTAAAATGTTTAGGTACATTGTAATATGacataaaatgtgtttgtctgtgctTAGTTATCGAGACAGACGACATCAGGACTTTGTGCGTGCCGTGTGTTGGGTTCCCGGCGGTTCGGCCGTGTTGACCACGGCGGGGTGGGATCATCAGGTTCTACATCACAGCGTGGGCCAATCAGAACCCTAGAGCATCATGGGAAACGGGACACAGGTCTCATTCCTATTTCTGTTGCTTCTTGTAACCGTCAATTATTCACCTTCAGATAAAACTCGATTTTGCATTCATAGTAACATCAACATTCAGATTGTACTGTAAGAGCAGAAATAGGAATGAATACagattgttttttattattaggatTTATTTTCATAAcatatttcatgcatttaacTCCACTGAGGTCAAATAAAAACTTGTGCTCTTTAATAGTTTCCCTGTCTTTTGTTTATCTGTCAGGATTTAAACATTAGGACAAAAAATAGGACATGGAAATCAAGCAatgcatgttttatttacatttataatatttgcaaataagtatttttacagATGCATGTATAACAAACGGTATATGTGGGtatatttttacaataataaaatttaaaacaaatagtTTACAGATTCatccattattttttttcttggttTCGATTCTTTAGCAGTAAAAATGAAAGGCATCTTTGACCATCAGAGACAAATATTGACTCAAATTCATGAATGAATCTGTAACGGGCTTGTTTTACGCTGGATACATTCAGCACCTTTGTATGAAACACTCATATCGACattaatgattaaaaaaacaacagttCAACATGTACAGAACTTACAAATAAGAACTTAAGTCCTTAATTTTTCCTCCTGATTCAACTCGTATCCGATTACTTTAAACAAATAATCCTGCAATTACACTACAATAATGTCATTATTGTAAGTTTGTGCATAgtttatcttataaatacagtttataaagtttgttttGATCTAGAATTTAACAAATGTTCTGTTCAGAGCTGCGAGGCGAGCAGACGTACAGATAGATGTCAAACAACTTGCAAATATTACAGTAATACTTTAAcaagaataataataaagtgAAATATTCAAATATCTGTCAGGTAGGCGTTTGGACAGGTAAGGCACTTTTCTCTGAAATAAATCCAGTTCAGGTTGAGCCGTCTTTAATGACTGGTGTTATTGGCTGTTTAGTTCCTGGTCGCACTATGAATGTCATTCCAAACGTCTGTTTACTGGATAATAAAGAAACATAAAATTATTACTTTGTTTATCTCCATGaaatgcattttattaatattaatcaGTTTTTAAACTAATCTTAAAAGAATAGTTTACAGAATAAATTtggtcattatttactcacccccaaacCTGAactaacttccatagtagggaaaAAACTTATACTATGCAAGTGAATGGTGCCCTGATCTGTTTCGttatttttacaggtttgtgggtgagaaaattatgacattattttcatttttctgtaaactatccctttaagaacatGCTGTGGCCATGTTAATCCTAGTAAACCAGGGGTGGCCAAACTCGATCCTGAAGGggcggtgtcctgcagagttaagCTCTAACTTGCCTCGGCACACCTGCCTGGATGTTTCTAGTGCAATGCCCTACAAagccaaagcgcagtaactacgcattttgtcataattgagTTAAGGGTTAAAATGGGCTTTGCGAGATCTgttgtgtcttgtgacaaagtctcctggtacaattttgtcccatttcagagaagcatgtgtgccaaaattgcagtaacatgtttgactggctggtgtaaaaaactttaagaacatttttctcagttttagtgtttgcgtagttactgcacttAACCTTTGCAGGGCAGTACAGTGGTCACCAACCCTATTCCTGGAAATCTACGTTCCTGCAGAGTTCacctccaaccccaatcaaacacacctgaacctgctaTACAAGCTTTTCATTGCTACCCCAAAATTAGACAGGGTTGGATCTGAAGTATACAGGAGGGTAATCTACGAAACAAGGTTGGTGACCACTGTTCTAGTGTgcttagtaagaccttaattagctgctttaggtgtgtttgattagggttggagctaattTCTGCAGGACGCCAGCCCTCAAGGACCGAGCTTGGGCATTTTTGCAGTAAATGCTATTTGCACTGTACCTGTTCTGAGGTTTAGATGTTaaatcttgagcttttttggcCGCTTTGTCCTCCAGCTCCTTCATGTCCACACCCTGAGACCTCACTGGTGGGGCCGCACTGCTTGTTTGGAAAGGTTTTTTGATTGTGCTGATGGGCGACGTTTCCTCATCATCAGAAAATGGAGAGTTCCAGTCATCTTTTGATTCTGACTCTTTGACAGCTGAGAACTTCGGGTCCATCTCAAGCATCTTCTTCTGCAGGATACTAAAAAGTGTCGTCTGGCCAGCAGGGGCGGATGGGGTAGTCTTGACGGGTGGCGTGAAGGGTTTAGTTTGAACCGGCAGTTTAGGTTGGATACTTGGTGGAGGGCCTGGGGGTTTAGGGGGATTGCTGGGCGGTTTAGGCTTGGGGGCCGTAAGGGGGCCATTGGCTTTTGGTGAAGGTAAGGAGGGTTTGACAGGTGGAGGGGCGGCTTGTGCAGGGGGTGGAGGGGCGGCTTGTGCAGGCGGTGGAGGAGCGGCTTGTGCAGGCGGTGGAGGAGCGGCTTGTGCAGGGCGTGAAGGGGCGGATTGTGCAGGGGGTGGAGGGGCAGGGTGAGTGGGTGGAGATGCTGGAGAATCATCCTCTGAATCAGAGTTGGCAAACTCAGGAGGTGGTGGAATAAACAGCACATCTTCACCACTTTCCACATCTCTAACCGGAACACCTCCCCGTACCACTACAGAGCTGTTAGGTGGGGTGGAGCTTGGCACTGACTTTTGGTAAGGTCCATCCAGAACATCGACTTTAGTTGACAGCGGGACGACTGGTTGGTTGTTTAATTCTACATGGGGTCTCTCAAATGGGTCTCGAGGAGTGATGGTGAAAGAGTTTGGTTTCTCCATGCTAGGTTGGATGACAGAGTGATTAGATGCCTCAGAGGAAGTGCTATTCTGTCGGGACAGATTGTTCCGCTTGTCTCTTTCTTTGGCAGCCATCAGCAGAGCAAGTGGCGAGGTCGATTTTTCCTTGTTCCCTGAGTTCTCCACCCCCCGTGTCCTCAGGTTTCTGTTCAGGACCGGACTGTACCTGTGAGGCCCACCAGGTAAGTCCACACGGGTCTTCACCTGGCTAACATCACGACTCTCTATATTAGGTGAGATGTTCATGGGTGTTGGTGCCTCACTGGGGGTGTTCTTCGCTATGGACACCGGCACAGGCTCCGGGTTCCTCATCACAGGAGCTTCTACCTGGAAACCATCTGGTGTGTCATTATGTAGCAGAGCTGCACTACTGTTGCGACGGGCCGGTTTGATGGGTGGCACCACTGACTGGACCGGGTGGAAAGATCCACCACTGTTCCCATTGACATGAACACCAGCTGGGTTCCCAGTGGAATCGTCCAATAACAGAATGGACTGGACTggcgtctctctctctgtctgcccAATTAATAGAGTGCTCTTTTCCACACTGTAAAGTTTGGCCGTGTTTTGGGGCTTAAAGCTGGAAGGTGTTGAAATAGCCGCAGCAGGGAGTGTTGCTGTATAGGACTCCATACTGGGTATGGAGGACATCCGGACGGGTTTCAGAGGTGgcattttctgggttttgggtaGAACAGGTGGAGGTTTAACCATAGAGGGAGGTGGTGGTGGGGTGAATTTAGGGCAATCTGGGATTTCTTGATCATCCAGGCTGTAGAGGGAACCTCTAAAGCTGGATGTGTCAGACGGAGGTTTTGGAGGTGCCATTGGAGGAGGTCTGAGGGAGGCCAGGTCTACATCATCACTGTATTCATAGCCATTAAGTGATGGAGGTTTATGAGGGGGCATAGGTGGGGGATGCAAATTTGCACCGTTTATGTGTTTATTCCTTTCGGCATAAGTCTGGGGAGGTGGAGGGATGAACGATGGAGGTGGAGGGGCTGCTGAACTGGGTGGAGGGGGTGGAGGGGCAACACTAGGTGGAGCGGGTATCAACATTTCCCCCTCAAACATGTCGGTGACAGAAATCATTCCTCCATTTTGAAGGTTTGTTGTGCTTCCTGAAAAAGAACAAAATTGGAATCAACTACTTGTTTCCTTCTTCATgacattccagcatctatggctatattcaggGCATAAACCGGTTAACACAAGTTGATCGACACAAGTTAATTCATACACAGCTTGGGGGAAGggcaatttggtatctccaattcacctaacttgCACGTGGGAGTAAACCCATGCTGACACAGGAAGAACATGAAGACTCCACAaagaaaggccacctgacctagccgGGGCTCTAAGCTGTGACCTTTTTGCTGTGAGGCTACAGGGCTACCCGCTGAGCCACGGTGCCGCCCCAAAAACTTGTTCAATGTAGTTGAGTAGCTAGTTGAAAAATTGCATTGTTGACCGAAAGGTTAACTCACCAATACCGTTCACTGAAGGTCCGGCGAAGGAAGAAAAAAGAGGAACTTTGGGAGTTGGAACAGCAAAGCCATGCAGGGCCTCATTGGACTGCGAATGAAAGAGAAACATCGGTCAGCACCTCTGAATGAGTTCAGGAGACTCTAATGAGATATAGGAACCATCAAACACACCTTTCATTGTAGGAGCCGCTGAGTCAGAGTTTGAATTTCTAGCCACTAAACCAACCAGTTTTCCTTAACTATTCACAGAGCTTATGGCATTCCAGCATATAAATTGTCTCAATCTTTTTCTTTACTTCTCTGATTCACACAAACAGCTGCAGGACTGCCTTGGATAAATACGGCATGAGATAATGTTGCagattttttatgcaaatgtgtCGGTGACTCATGGGACGCTCCTTACCAACACCCTATAAATACAGCAGGAGGACACGTTCTGGGAAATGTTTGGATTGCTAATCTGGGAACACTGCAGTCTAAATTCAGCCTTTCAGAAGCAGTCAGCGTTCTGTGTCTTTTTacagagaaataaataacataacCTTCTTGTCTTTCATTCACTTTCAGTTCACAGACATGCAACAACAGTCACACCCCTGAAACACAAATGTTTGTGTTGTGGGTTTTTTTATTGTTCCAGATGAAATTTCTTTACATTTCCCCGGAAAAACCAAACGATTACCTTATAAGGAATAAAGACTCCTACAGAGGTTAATTATTGTCTTAAGCGCCTATGCAAATGTGGTATTTTTCACTATATTTACATGTACTCATTGCTCATTGACATGTTGTGTATTTAAGGTTCACTTTATCAGTCTGTCTGTTCCCTAAGAATCAAACATGTGATTTGGGACTCACTGATGCACGACTTGACCTGAAGTCTATAGATATTCTTCACATCCCTCCGTCAATGTAAGTTGATCCCAttctttttgaaaataaagttatattCAAGTGATATAATGTGAAGGTCATTCAAGAAACCGTGTAGTGTTATATAGTGATGCTTATGTTATTTAACACCACTACATAACACTGTGATTGACAAATAAAATGCGTGCATGTGACGAGACACACGTCGCTGTATAAACAAAGTGTGTGTATTCAAAACAGCACCTGCAGGTCTGGAAAAAAACCCACAGTGACCTCTGATGAGAAGAAGAAGTAAAGGATCCTGCTGGAAAATCTGAATCATCATAATTCTGATCTCCAGAGGTGAATCAGTGAATCAGGTCACAACATGTTCACTTCATCTGAATTACAATACTGTATGTACTCATTGGGATGTCATCATCTCCACGGTGATATAAACACACAACCGCTCTCTCGCTGTGTGCGTTATTCCATCAGCGAGAAAGTTTGTGTTTATATACCAAGGGTGTGTATATCCTCAAGCCAAaggtgtgtctgtgtgtgttttttgagGGATAGTTTCGTTGATTTTTTTGATAAGTAGACTTTTATAACcaataaaattgaaataaacATGCAAATATCACTATAAAAACACCCTACAatgcaaaacatgttttttGGACATGCACAATTCTGTTCCCATAGTATTTTTGGAGGTACCTCGGTGTATGATGTAAAAACAATGGCATGTGAATTTGAATACCGCACTACTAGCACAGTACTTTTCTGTTGTGGTATAATAGGTACTTAATGTCACAATGATGATATCAGATGCATGACACTTTGATATATACAATAGTATTTCTGCCCCTAATGACCCTAACTTCGAAATCTTCAATCGATACTTTCCATATTAATTTTTAACTGATTAGATATTCAACATTGATCTTGATATTGAAGCTAGTAAATATCTGTGGGTACAAATGTCAATCATTTACAGAATTAACACACATTGAAGTTATGTGAGtctctaaaaacaaaaaaatgcctCATAAATACCAAGTTTATCTCATATGTGATCAAAGAAATTTAACACTTACTATGAAGTGTTTGACAGTCGGCCGTGAACGAACTTTTGCGGTTCCTGACTCTGGAATGGCAGCCGAGTCAAACATCATGTCCACGTGGCCTACAAACATCAGAGAGATTTGCTGACCTAAGAACAGCCCATAGTTCAAACTTATAGACAGCAGAATAACAGATGCATAGGATCTTCACAACCCAGACGCCATTTCTACGTTGAAATACCTTTTGATTTTGCTAATTGAATtaacgttgaacaaacaactggcattatttcatcagaaatttaaatgttaatttttaagcattttttaacctt
Protein-coding sequences here:
- the wdr77 gene encoding methylosome protein WDR77, with the protein product MIKENRWTIPVNAPACMERHLDAVHYRDDGTLLLAASSLSGRCWQGSLWVYSDPKLAPSEGFCKAGVQTEAGVTDARWISDRAMLLGSDSGSVELWSLAEDERLLMNRFSHHEHDDVVTSISSTAGAQHAVSCGMDCRIKVWDLNQETVISSYNAHSLPVNCVSCSLLDDSLFLSCAQDGRLLMWDRRKPKPATRLDVVSPSCSPTAVTWHPHQSSTIAYGDELGRVTLQDLQAPDGRQTANLHSRRVSGLTFSSDSSPRLASVSDDCSVAVVTAELREIYRDRRHQDFVRAVCWVPGGSAVLTTAGWDHQVLHHSVGQSEP
- the LOC135748276 gene encoding uncharacterized protein isoform X1, with translation MSKNPLNFLRKEKNLFDTNVEFKEMGQQISLMFVGHVDMMFDSAAIPESGTAKVRSRPTVKHFISNEALHGFAVPTPKVPLFSSFAGPSVNGIGSTTNLQNGGMISVTDMFEGEMLIPAPPSVAPPPPPPSSAAPPPPSFIPPPPQTYAERNKHINGANLHPPPMPPHKPPSLNGYEYSDDVDLASLRPPPMAPPKPPSDTSSFRGSLYSLDDQEIPDCPKFTPPPPPSMVKPPPVLPKTQKMPPLKPVRMSSIPSMESYTATLPAAAISTPSSFKPQNTAKLYSVEKSTLLIGQTERETPVQSILLLDDSTGNPAGVHVNGNSGGSFHPVQSVVPPIKPARRNSSAALLHNDTPDGFQVEAPVMRNPEPVPVSIAKNTPSEAPTPMNISPNIESRDVSQVKTRVDLPGGPHRYSPVLNRNLRTRGVENSGNKEKSTSPLALLMAAKERDKRNNLSRQNSTSSEASNHSVIQPSMEKPNSFTITPRDPFERPHVELNNQPVVPLSTKVDVLDGPYQKSVPSSTPPNSSVVVRGGVPVRDVESGEDVLFIPPPPEFANSDSEDDSPASPPTHPAPPPPAQSAPSRPAQAAPPPPAQAAPPPPAQAAPPPPAQAAPPPVKPSLPSPKANGPLTAPKPKPPSNPPKPPGPPPSIQPKLPVQTKPFTPPVKTTPSAPAGQTTLFSILQKKMLEMDPKFSAVKESESKDDWNSPFSDDEETSPISTIKKPFQTSSAAPPVRSQGVDMKELEDKAAKKAQDLTSKPQNSKQTFGMTFIVRPGTKQPITPVIKDGST
- the LOC135748276 gene encoding uncharacterized protein isoform X2, with product MSKNPLNFLRKEKNLFDTNVEFKEMGHVDMMFDSAAIPESGTAKVRSRPTVKHFISNEALHGFAVPTPKVPLFSSFAGPSVNGIGSTTNLQNGGMISVTDMFEGEMLIPAPPSVAPPPPPPSSAAPPPPSFIPPPPQTYAERNKHINGANLHPPPMPPHKPPSLNGYEYSDDVDLASLRPPPMAPPKPPSDTSSFRGSLYSLDDQEIPDCPKFTPPPPPSMVKPPPVLPKTQKMPPLKPVRMSSIPSMESYTATLPAAAISTPSSFKPQNTAKLYSVEKSTLLIGQTERETPVQSILLLDDSTGNPAGVHVNGNSGGSFHPVQSVVPPIKPARRNSSAALLHNDTPDGFQVEAPVMRNPEPVPVSIAKNTPSEAPTPMNISPNIESRDVSQVKTRVDLPGGPHRYSPVLNRNLRTRGVENSGNKEKSTSPLALLMAAKERDKRNNLSRQNSTSSEASNHSVIQPSMEKPNSFTITPRDPFERPHVELNNQPVVPLSTKVDVLDGPYQKSVPSSTPPNSSVVVRGGVPVRDVESGEDVLFIPPPPEFANSDSEDDSPASPPTHPAPPPPAQSAPSRPAQAAPPPPAQAAPPPPAQAAPPPPAQAAPPPVKPSLPSPKANGPLTAPKPKPPSNPPKPPGPPPSIQPKLPVQTKPFTPPVKTTPSAPAGQTTLFSILQKKMLEMDPKFSAVKESESKDDWNSPFSDDEETSPISTIKKPFQTSSAAPPVRSQGVDMKELEDKAAKKAQDLTSKPQNSKQTFGMTFIVRPGTKQPITPVIKDGST